TAGATACCATATTCACATCAAGATTATTCATGAACTCATTATTTTAATTATGTGTATGCTTTAATTGATTTTTGCATGAATTAtgctatatatatttaatttaaggaTTAGTAAAGTCATTTTTATATAAAACCAAATTTATTTTAGAtgcatttaatttttaatttggtaAATTATTGCATATACCAAGTGCAATGCTTTCCCATTTATAAAAATATGAGCCTTTCACGAATTAAAGGGAGTGAACCCCACATAAATGTAAATATGTGTCTACATCAGTAAACACTAATTGAGACCTTAACTGAATCCAACCACATACTTCATTCTTCTTTATCCCTATAATGTTCTGGCCTTATCAAGCGATAAATCATAGCATGACACAAAATCCGGAGATGAGCACAAAATTTCAATAACACCACCAAAATTCATTAATTGCAGCTACTTGAAACATTTGAAAATCCAATCGGTGGCTGAAATATCTCCATGCCAACATCAACAAGCTGGTAAGAATTCAATGATCAAAAGAGACTCCTAACTACTCTAATAACCCAAAATCCTGAGCTGGGCAAATAAGTAGCCCTACAACAATGTATAGAGATAAACAGCATTTATGCAACCCCAATAATAGAGATATATtttcaaaattgaaaaagaaaaatcttTCCCTTTTCCCCAGATACAatttatgcatatatatatatatatatgatgcagGTGCATTCTGGCACCTAGCTTAAATACTTCGAGCTCTTGTCTAGCTCAGAAAAAGATGGCTTTAAAATGGTTTCTAAATTCtgcatttactcaagtttttggTCACACGGACACCCTGCAGAGAAGCGATGTGCTAGCATGTCCAAATAATCAAGGCCAGCTGCAGGTCCAGGGATGTGTGAGGAGCTTGAGGGATGTAAAAGAAGGTGGGGTTACAGGGATTGCAATGAGAAAAGAAGTGTACGCAAGCGGGTTCCAGGTGCCACTTCACTACCCAAGGTACACAATGGCAGACTATGAGAAGATGGAGGAGTGGAAGCTTGACATGCTTCTCAGTGAATATGGACTTAGTTTTAAAGGTAgccttgaagagaaaagaacatTTGCGATGGGGGCATTCTTGTGGCTAGACCAACTTTGAAGCAGACTACTGCTACTCTCACCACAGCTAAAAGTGATCAACTTCCATGGCCTGGCCTGCCTTTAAGCTTTGATGGTTACTGTATAATTAGTTCATGCTAGAACTAATGTTCACGTTCAGGAGTAAATTTAAAGCAAAGTGTTGTAAATTGCAAGTCTTGATAATAAGGCTCCAGGGTCTTATTCTAAGTTATCATAAATAAAGCTAATAAAGGTATTGAAAATGATTATGTGGCGGACTGAAATAATTGATTAGCAGTTAAAGAGGGGTTCGGTTCTGCAAATTCAGGTGTAATTTGTAAGACAAGCAACCAATTAAGCCATATTCTTTTCTTAAACATGCCCATGGTAAGAATAATTAATCTGATCAAACTAAAAGAAATAGTTGATAGTGAAATTAAGAAATTTTATCCTTTGTGGGGTAACCCTAAAATTAATTCTAATTTTAGTTAACAAAATTAATGGATTATCATTTAGATTCTATTGCTTTGTTGCACATTTTACATCAATCCTAACATTAATTAGTAAATTAATTTTGTGTTACCACATATATTACTTAGCCACATATATTACTTGGACATTAAGATTCAAACCAGCTATATGCTTCCCTGTGAACGGATTACTTTCACCTGATGGATACGTAATTGGGATAGTCATTGTAACATTGATCAAGCAGTGATAGTCAACAAAAGTTTCTCCTTTTTTTCCCCATCTCCCATGGCCAGCAACCTGAATATTCTTTAACAAGGATAGAGATCAATTGCTAAGGATGGCAATAGATAAAGCTAGCAACGATAAttatcttatttaaatttaaatttattaataattcaaatatgcgaACTATTTCATATTCATCTTAACACTTGTTATATAAATATAAAGTGGATTTTTTTTTGAGAAAAACTAATTTTATTAAGTTAGaataaattaaatacttaaaaatataatattggaCTGTTGTTATTCCTCATAGGGAGATGTGGACATACATCTTTATCAGAagtagttatggtttttaggtatGGAAAATTTAACGTGTACACACCAAAATCAAAGTAAGTATATGATAGAACCATAAAGttcaataggaaaaaaaaaaaaaaaaaaagaagaaagagagagaaacaaAGATAAAGCCAATAATACAAAATGATATTGTCAAGCCATATATGTATACATTTATGGATGGAAATTGTAAGTGCCGTGACCTAAACGTTGgagattttttcttttttacaagCCTTATTCTTCATTGACGCGTTGTTTCCTTTTACAGTTCATGCTATTACTCCTACATGAACATgctttttattttctaatttgagtatgtttttattttatgatctataaaaaattattttatttagagTTGTAATTGCCAtttctaataatatatttttttaaaattaaatctgaATAGTAAATTTTATCACTATATTCAATAATACTTACCAGCATAAAAGCGTCCGTGCTTGTTATGATAACGATGAAAACCCATTTAATTACATTGTCTTAAATAATTGAAATCTAAGGATTTGATGAAAATCCATTTAAAATGATGATGGTTTTTCTATTAAAAACCAtaaaattaatagattatttCACATTTTAATTAAATCTTCAATGCATCTTACACATTAATCATGaaattaatatttgaaaaaaatacgTAATAAAAAAGTTTCCATTGATTATAGCTTTCATATCAATTTGAtaagaaaaaaacaaaaaaagaaatttcagatcatttctgAAAAGATGTGCGTGTAGaagatgaaaagaaaattttaattaaagcaTAGGGGAATAAAGCATTATGCAAGGAGAGAGGTTCAACGTGGCAAAAGAAACCGTAAAGCGTCGCTTTACATTTGGATGAGGACAGAGCTGCTCACCAAACAAATTGCACccaaactttatatatatatatcactctTTAATTACTATatattagttaatttttatattataaaaataggatggataatagataaaaaaaatcaataattaaattattaatatcgtTAGTATTTTTATTTACTGAATGCTACTGTATGGATATTAACTTTAGAGTAAATCCATCTCCGATTGTGCTAGGCCCCGTCAACAATTAATGCAGAAACCAGTCAACTTCAAATTGGTAAAGTAGAAGATGACTCTTTGTCGTATGGGTTGCCACCTAGAATGTTCAAGAAATAGACGGGGAAAAATGAGCATACGCACCCTCCAAATGGGCaacctttaatttttatttgtctgCATGGGATACTTAGCTATACCCTCTACATTGATCATACTGTTTTCTGCCTCTAATTTGCATACATAACAAGGTCATTTTAGTAAAATTTGCCCATCGTTTGATTTCCCTCTCTCTATATAAGAAATGGGCAGCTGGAGTTTTTGACGCACCAACCTACTATCCCACTGCCAACAACCCTCCCAAGTGCATACTCCACCATAGCTTCCTTCTTCTTCAAACAATAccaaaagaaaattcaagaaCATGGAACAAATACAGAACCAAAACCACCAAACCTTAAGCCAGTTCTCGAGGTACCAGTTACTAAAGAAAATAACCCAATTGTTGCTTTCAGTTTCAGTGTTTTCTTTGCTATTGTCTAACTACTCTCGCCTTTCTTTTCTCTGTTCTTTCAACTTCTACTTCTCCTCTGTCCCTGTCCAGCTCTTTAGCCACACCATAGATAAGAACTGCATATTCCTCCTCTGTAATGGTCTTCTAGTTTTCGTTGCTAAATTCTCTGGTTTGGTTTGTTCTTCATCCTCAACGTATAACAACCGCAGTAGCATTGAGTCTGTCAAGAACTATGAAGATGATGCAGCCCCATTAGTATTGGACCAGTACTCGAAAGTGTCATTGCTAGAGAAGGAAGATTTGATGGCTCAAGAAAATGTTGCTGGGGAGGacgaaggaaaagaaaatgatgaGTATATCACTGGAGAAGTGGGAAAGAAAGAAACACAGCAGTTCATTTTAGAAGATGAACCAGACGAAGGAGAAAGTGGCTTCTCGATTACTGCAGGAAATAAAGAAGGTAGTCAAGTTCTCGTCGAAGAGGATGATGATCATCAAGAAGAGGTTATCAAAGAGTTCGATGACAAGTTTCCTgttcaagaagaagaagaagaagaagaagaagaatatgaAGGAGAAAATGGTATGTTAAGCACAGAGGAATTaaacaagaaatttgaagaatttatCAGAAAGATGAAAGAAGAAATAAGGATTGAAGCTCAACAGAAATTAGTCATGGTTAATTAAATAATCATATCAGAAGCAAgaaattaagaattaaataaCAACCACAAGAGAGAGCTGTCCCTTTGTCTCATATCAAGCTTGTAAATTAATTAGTtacatattattttctttttattttgctatATTTTTGTCTTTCTTTTtgtggcatatatatatatatactgtttttttttcttaaatatagGTTCTGTAATTTCTTGGTGGAGTTTTATAGTTTCAGTATATGTAAAAGCGTTTCGCTTGTTACAATCTTCATCCTGTTAGTCTTATCCCAATACAAATTACAGCTTCTGATGTGCAAGTTATAAATTTGATTCTAAATCAGGCTGATTACAAAGTcaaccaataaaaaaaaattaaaaaaaaacccaTTTATTGTGTATAAAAATATGAAAGATCATTTACAGATGTTCATATCTAAAACAAATGGCTGTTATT
The Hevea brasiliensis isolate MT/VB/25A 57/8 chromosome 15, ASM3005281v1, whole genome shotgun sequence genome window above contains:
- the LOC110664031 gene encoding uncharacterized protein LOC110664031; this translates as MALKWFLNSAFTQVFGHTDTLQRSDVLACPNNQGQLQVQGCVRSLRDVKEGGVTGIAMRKEVYASGFQVPLHYPRYTMADYEKMEEWKLDMLLSEYGLSFKGSLEEKRTFAMGAFLWLDQL
- the LOC110663986 gene encoding putative E3 ubiquitin-protein ligase RING1a; the protein is MEQIQNQNHQTLSQFSRYQLLKKITQLLLSVSVFSLLLSNYSRLSFLCSFNFYFSSVPVQLFSHTIDKNCIFLLCNGLLVFVAKFSGLVCSSSSTYNNRSSIESVKNYEDDAAPLVLDQYSKVSLLEKEDLMAQENVAGEDEGKENDEYITGEVGKKETQQFILEDEPDEGESGFSITAGNKEGSQVLVEEDDDHQEEVIKEFDDKFPVQEEEEEEEEEYEGENGMLSTEELNKKFEEFIRKMKEEIRIEAQQKLVMVN